Proteins encoded together in one Ipomoea triloba cultivar NCNSP0323 chromosome 4, ASM357664v1 window:
- the LOC116016018 gene encoding secreted RxLR effector protein 161-like: MSENDFEKESMENIPYAAAVGCLGYIQVCTRPDIAFAVGMLGRYLHNPGLDHWRAVKKVLRYLKGTKDYKLGFRQTDNLDVVGYSDADFAGCVDSRKSTSGCVFIMAGGAISWRSVKQSLIATSTCEAEFVSCFEATSQGVWLKNFISGFRVMNSISKPLKVYCDNSAAIFLAKNNKSGSRSKHIDIKFLAIRERVKNKVVIIEHIRTELMLADPLTKGMPPFKFKDLVQKMGLSSIL; encoded by the coding sequence ATGTCCGAAAATGACTTTGAGAAAGAATCCATGGAGAACATCCCTTATGCTGCAGCGGTTGGGTGTCTTGGATATATTCAAGTCTGTACAAGGCCGGACATTGCTTTCGCGGTTGGAATGCTCGGACGTTACCTACACAATCCGGGAttagaccactggagagctgTGAAGAAGGTTCTAAGGTATCTAAAAGGAACCAAAGACTACAAGCTTGGGTTTAGGCAGACGGACAATCTAGATGTTGTCGGCTATTCTGATGCTGACTTCGCTGGCTGTGTTGATTCTCGAAAATCAACTTCTGGGTGCGTTTTTATTATGGCCGGTGGGGCTATCTCATGGAGAAGTGTCAAACAGTCCTTAATAGCCACTTCTACATGtgaagccgagttcgtttccTGTTTCGAGGCTACTTCGCAAGGTGTTTGGCTAAAGAATTTTATTTCAGGGTTTAGAGTTATGAACTCTATATCGAAGCCATTGAAAGTCTACTGTGACAACTCAGCTGCAATCTTCCTGGCTAAGAACAacaaaagtgggagtcgaagtAAGCACATCGACATCAAATTCTTAGCCATTAGGGAGCGTGTCAAGAATAAAGTTGTAATCATTGAACACATTAGGACTGAGCTGATGTTGGCAgatcccttgactaaaggcatgcctccatttaaattcaaggatctggTTCAGAAAATGGGACTTTCAtctattttgtaa